In Leucobacter insecticola, one DNA window encodes the following:
- the pdxY gene encoding pyridoxal kinase PdxY, protein MRILSIQSSVSYGHVGNSAAVFPLQRIGVEVMPIATVCFSNHTGYGSWRGPMLSGDNVREIVTGIEERGGLEGVDAVLSGYQGGDDIGDAILDAVARVKHHSPDAIYACDPVLGNAHSGCFVAPEVQNLIRDRVVPHADLITPNQFELGFITGTSPDTLESTLESVDATQELGPQTVLVTSLQRPDRPEGTIEILAATGKGAWLVQTPHLPFKANGSGDVTAALFTAHFRRSGDAADALARTTSSVFALLERTHASGQRELQLVESQEDYANPSMRFAVTQVR, encoded by the coding sequence ATGCGCATTCTCTCCATCCAGTCCTCCGTTTCCTATGGCCACGTCGGCAACTCTGCCGCGGTGTTTCCGCTGCAGCGGATCGGCGTGGAGGTCATGCCCATCGCCACCGTCTGCTTCTCGAATCACACAGGCTACGGATCCTGGCGCGGCCCCATGCTGAGCGGTGACAATGTCCGTGAGATCGTCACAGGCATCGAAGAGCGGGGCGGATTGGAGGGCGTTGACGCAGTTCTCTCGGGCTACCAGGGAGGCGACGATATCGGCGATGCGATCCTCGACGCCGTCGCGCGGGTCAAGCATCACAGCCCCGATGCGATCTACGCCTGCGATCCCGTGCTCGGCAATGCACATTCGGGCTGCTTCGTCGCCCCCGAGGTGCAAAACCTGATTCGGGATCGGGTCGTGCCGCACGCAGACCTCATCACCCCCAACCAGTTCGAGCTCGGCTTCATTACGGGCACCTCCCCCGACACCCTCGAATCTACCCTCGAATCCGTTGATGCCACCCAGGAGCTTGGCCCGCAGACGGTGCTCGTGACGAGCCTGCAGCGGCCGGACCGCCCGGAAGGAACGATCGAAATTCTCGCCGCTACCGGCAAGGGAGCGTGGCTCGTGCAGACCCCTCATTTGCCGTTCAAGGCGAACGGATCCGGCGATGTCACCGCGGCGCTATTCACCGCCCACTTCCGCCGCAGCGGCGACGCAGCCGACGCCCTCGCGCGCACCACCTCGAGCGTGTTTGCGCTGCTGGAACGCACCCACGCCTCAGGGCAGCGCGAGCTCCAACTGGTGGAGTCGCAGGAAGACTACGCGAACCCGAGCATGCGCTTCGCGGTTACGCAGGTGCGGTAG
- a CDS encoding HNH endonuclease signature motif containing protein, translating to MTHFGLANVGGVVCNGDMFKSSPTPASGAAAPVVAGAEGAAAPSLPPAEVYAATVGPAISELVKVRAQITALQAREATLLQQCDEAASRLARDEGHLDHGEFAHRSVAAEIGFALRESDRSMVHQIARASTLVEHYPAVHAALAAGEISQGHVSVIRDAGGILGIGDAEVDRKRAIYEQQVLEIAKTETAGRLRAIAKGLAEALACRPLQDRHAEALRGRGVVLVEQPDGMVDLVATVSAIYGKGIMDRLDQIGWAVKNANRNAAAADPGGEVDERSLNEIRADAFVEMLLSADPSGIASAHGKGLAAIKARVQVIIPEEKLRDRSAAGSARRDSASGSIGDKASDHIATELVGYGPIDTDTSRTVAGLSPAWERIMVSTLTGQVLSTDTYRPSAAIKRFLAARDLRCRAPGCNVMVNRSDIDHTLDAALGGTTSTDNLATTCRYHHTMKHHPGWKIRQHPGGVMEWETPLGRKYTDRPGSTVRFRRVVHAESADPF from the coding sequence TTGACGCATTTTGGCCTCGCAAATGTCGGTGGCGTGGTGTGTAATGGTGACATGTTTAAGTCGAGTCCCACTCCCGCCTCCGGCGCAGCGGCACCCGTTGTCGCTGGTGCCGAAGGTGCCGCTGCGCCGTCGCTGCCGCCCGCCGAGGTGTACGCGGCGACGGTGGGCCCCGCGATTAGTGAACTGGTGAAGGTTCGCGCGCAGATCACCGCACTGCAAGCCCGCGAAGCTACCCTGTTGCAGCAGTGTGATGAGGCGGCTAGTCGGCTCGCCAGAGACGAGGGGCACCTCGACCATGGTGAGTTTGCGCATCGCTCGGTTGCGGCAGAGATCGGGTTTGCGCTTCGTGAGTCTGACCGATCCATGGTCCACCAGATCGCGCGAGCTTCGACGCTGGTGGAACACTATCCGGCGGTCCATGCTGCGCTGGCAGCGGGGGAGATCTCCCAGGGGCACGTCAGCGTGATACGTGACGCTGGAGGTATCCTCGGGATCGGTGACGCGGAGGTCGACCGGAAGCGGGCGATTTACGAACAACAGGTACTGGAGATCGCAAAAACTGAGACCGCTGGCCGGCTGCGCGCCATTGCCAAAGGCCTGGCTGAGGCACTCGCATGTCGCCCCCTTCAGGACCGGCATGCGGAGGCCTTACGGGGGCGCGGGGTCGTGCTGGTTGAACAACCTGACGGGATGGTTGATCTTGTTGCCACCGTTTCCGCGATCTATGGGAAAGGCATCATGGATCGGCTTGATCAGATCGGGTGGGCAGTGAAGAACGCGAACCGAAACGCGGCGGCGGCTGATCCCGGGGGTGAAGTTGACGAGCGTTCCCTGAACGAGATCCGTGCAGACGCGTTTGTCGAGATGCTCCTCAGTGCCGACCCCTCGGGTATTGCCTCCGCACACGGGAAGGGGCTCGCCGCGATCAAAGCCCGCGTCCAGGTCATTATTCCCGAGGAAAAGCTCCGTGATCGGAGCGCCGCTGGCAGTGCCCGTCGCGACAGCGCCAGCGGCAGTATCGGCGACAAGGCCAGTGACCACATCGCGACAGAGCTTGTTGGGTATGGGCCGATCGATACCGACACGAGTCGCACGGTGGCGGGTCTCTCACCCGCCTGGGAACGGATCATGGTGAGCACCCTCACCGGTCAGGTCTTGAGCACTGACACCTATCGCCCGTCGGCCGCAATCAAACGATTCCTTGCGGCACGAGATCTGCGATGTCGGGCCCCGGGCTGCAACGTTATGGTGAACCGCAGCGACATCGATCACACGCTCGATGCGGCGCTGGGAGGAACCACCTCAACCGACAATCTCGCGACAACATGCCGATACCACCACACCATGAAGCATCACCCCGGATGGAAAATCCGACAACACCCCGGCGGGGTGATGGAGTGGGAAACACCTCTCGGCAGAAAGTACACCGACCGGCCCGGCAGCACGGTTCGATTCCGGCGGGTAGTGCATGCTGAGTCAGCTGATCCGTTCTAG
- a CDS encoding FAD-binding oxidoreductase — translation MAKTEQLQQKLGDRLVLDPERIAHYAHDSSRAEPEGTALALVLAESTADVSAALAWANEAGVPVSVRGAGTGLVGGANAYPGGLIISLERMNRILELDAENRLATVEAGVITAELDAAARAQGLFFPPDPASARTSTVGGNIATNAGGLRCVAHGVTTDAVAGLEVVLADGRVMRTGARTRKNVVGLNLTSLMVGSEGTLGIITTATVRLKPVPPGIPRTFRASFASLQDAGRAVSLIVNGPAQPEVLELMDSWSVEIIESFHPSGLTAPGGAMLVGQTVGLDAQDKAEAITETCLGAGADDVEISESDSLLEARRLSNPALNARGLKISCDVGVPIAQLAEVFHGIDAISERHGLRVSTVAHAGDGNLHSTVESPDSREGIAAADAVIDEITRLALSLGGTISGEHGIGSVKRHELPWQQDAVTLDIQQSIKHALDPRGTLTPDRAI, via the coding sequence GTGGCCAAAACAGAGCAACTGCAGCAGAAGCTAGGTGATCGTCTCGTGCTCGATCCCGAGCGGATCGCCCACTACGCCCATGACAGCTCCCGCGCCGAGCCGGAGGGGACAGCGCTGGCACTCGTGCTGGCCGAGTCAACCGCGGATGTTTCCGCGGCGCTCGCCTGGGCGAACGAAGCTGGGGTTCCAGTAAGTGTGCGGGGAGCCGGCACCGGTCTCGTGGGTGGAGCCAATGCCTACCCCGGTGGCCTCATCATTTCGCTCGAGCGCATGAACCGGATCCTTGAGCTCGACGCGGAGAACCGCCTCGCCACGGTCGAAGCCGGCGTCATCACCGCCGAGCTTGACGCCGCGGCGCGAGCGCAGGGCCTGTTCTTTCCGCCGGATCCCGCGAGCGCGCGCACCTCAACGGTCGGCGGAAACATCGCCACCAACGCGGGTGGGCTCAGGTGTGTGGCTCACGGCGTCACGACCGACGCGGTTGCGGGACTTGAAGTGGTGCTCGCGGATGGCCGCGTGATGCGGACTGGCGCACGCACACGAAAGAACGTTGTTGGCCTGAATCTGACGAGCCTGATGGTCGGCTCAGAGGGCACGCTCGGGATCATCACCACGGCGACAGTGAGGCTGAAGCCAGTGCCGCCCGGGATCCCGCGCACCTTCCGCGCGAGCTTTGCGAGCCTCCAGGATGCGGGTCGGGCTGTCTCCCTGATCGTGAACGGCCCCGCCCAGCCCGAGGTGCTGGAACTGATGGATTCGTGGAGCGTGGAGATCATCGAGTCGTTCCATCCGAGCGGGTTGACCGCCCCGGGAGGGGCGATGCTCGTGGGGCAGACCGTCGGTCTTGACGCGCAAGACAAAGCCGAGGCGATCACCGAAACCTGCCTCGGCGCGGGGGCTGACGATGTCGAGATCTCAGAGTCGGACTCGCTGCTCGAAGCGCGGCGTCTCTCGAACCCGGCGTTGAACGCACGCGGCCTCAAGATCTCGTGCGACGTGGGGGTGCCGATCGCGCAGCTTGCGGAGGTGTTTCACGGGATCGACGCGATCTCCGAGCGCCACGGGCTCCGAGTTTCGACCGTCGCGCACGCCGGTGACGGCAATCTGCACAGCACCGTCGAGTCGCCCGACTCTCGCGAGGGAATCGCCGCGGCCGACGCGGTGATCGATGAGATTACGCGGCTCGCACTCTCGCTCGGCGGCACGATCTCCGGCGAGCACGGCATCGGGTCGGTGAAACGCCATGAATTGCCCTGGCAACAAGACGCGGTGACGCTTGACATCCAGCAGTCAATCAAACACGCACTTGACCCGCGGGGCACGCTCACGCCCGACCGCGCGATCTAG
- the gluQRS gene encoding tRNA glutamyl-Q(34) synthetase GluQRS: MPAATVSPGAQTPGAGRYAPSPSGDLHLGNLRTALLAWLFARASGRRFLMRVEDLDRARDSGGANRQLADLRGLGIEWDGEVVFQTDRGKLYTAAIERLSARGLVYECTCTRRDILAAPTAPHAPPGAYPGTCRNRSEGERAVARAAIAPRLPALRLRAPLGDEVLTEFPDLMLGTGRGDIDDFVLRRGDNTVAYNLAVVVDDAEMGIDQVVRGDDLAPSTPRQILLQQLLGLPTPEYAHVPLVLGPDSARLAKRDGAVTLAQLRDHGVSDTEVRGELAASLGLAFEGERPSMDTLLARFDPAKLPREPWIWHPRE, translated from the coding sequence ATGCCCGCCGCGACCGTATCTCCCGGCGCCCAAACCCCCGGAGCCGGGCGCTACGCTCCGAGCCCCTCGGGTGATCTGCACCTTGGAAATCTGCGGACGGCGCTGCTCGCCTGGCTGTTTGCGCGAGCCAGCGGTCGACGATTCTTGATGCGCGTCGAGGATCTGGATCGCGCACGCGACAGTGGCGGGGCGAATCGCCAGCTCGCAGACCTTCGCGGGCTCGGGATCGAGTGGGACGGCGAGGTCGTGTTTCAAACGGACCGCGGGAAACTCTATACCGCCGCGATCGAACGACTGAGCGCGCGGGGGCTCGTGTATGAATGCACCTGCACTCGCCGGGACATCCTTGCCGCGCCGACAGCGCCCCATGCGCCCCCGGGTGCGTACCCCGGGACCTGCAGGAACCGCTCGGAGGGAGAGCGTGCGGTGGCGCGGGCAGCGATTGCTCCGAGGCTCCCGGCGCTCAGGCTTCGCGCGCCCCTTGGCGATGAAGTGCTGACCGAGTTCCCAGATCTGATGCTCGGCACCGGCCGCGGCGACATCGATGACTTCGTGCTGCGCCGCGGCGACAATACCGTCGCGTACAACCTCGCTGTCGTGGTGGACGATGCCGAGATGGGCATCGATCAGGTGGTGCGAGGCGATGACTTGGCACCCTCAACACCCAGGCAGATCCTGCTACAGCAACTGCTCGGGCTGCCTACTCCCGAGTATGCCCACGTTCCTCTGGTGCTCGGCCCGGATAGTGCGCGGCTCGCGAAGCGCGATGGTGCGGTGACGCTTGCGCAACTGCGGGATCACGGCGTCAGTGACACAGAGGTACGGGGCGAGCTTGCGGCGTCCCTCGGGCTCGCGTTTGAGGGGGAGCGGCCGAGTATGGACACGCTGCTTGCACGCTTCGATCCGGCGAAGTTGCCGCGCGAACCGTGGATCTGGCACCCGCGCGAGTAG
- a CDS encoding spore germination protein GerW family protein, whose amino-acid sequence MANLTKQLAVTLTKVGVHSAYGAPVEVDGTTIMPVACTGYGFGAGEATGEQADAGGQGEGGGGGGLAIPVGAYVTREGVTRFEPNVLALLVVGTPFVCVAGRALARVVRALKR is encoded by the coding sequence ATGGCTAACCTCACGAAGCAGCTCGCAGTTACTCTCACCAAGGTCGGGGTTCACTCGGCGTACGGTGCCCCCGTGGAGGTGGACGGCACAACGATTATGCCTGTCGCCTGCACCGGCTACGGTTTTGGTGCCGGCGAAGCCACCGGCGAGCAGGCCGACGCTGGCGGTCAGGGTGAGGGCGGCGGAGGCGGCGGCCTGGCGATCCCGGTGGGCGCATACGTCACTCGGGAAGGCGTCACCCGCTTTGAACCCAACGTGCTTGCGTTGCTCGTGGTCGGGACCCCGTTCGTGTGCGTCGCCGGACGCGCTCTGGCGCGGGTCGTGCGCGCGCTGAAGCGCTAA
- a CDS encoding SGNH/GDSL hydrolase family protein, protein MQVTEDQTSFPAKVEIPWSRFVAIGDSFTEGVGDPDPDSPNGLRGWADRFAEVLSEYDEDFSYANLAVRGKLIQQISEEQVDAALDLRPDLLSLCAGGNDVIRPGTDPDEVAAKLDRVVERLTASGATILLFTGVDVAFQPVFRSIRGKVAIFNENVRKVAQKYDCVIVDQWAIEELQDSRYWAGDRLHLNTLGHHTITRAALDALNVPHDLRPLDPPPLPERAWRQARKDDVVWAREHLLPWVIRRIKRVSSGDNIEPKRPQPAPARTAKHG, encoded by the coding sequence ATGCAGGTGACCGAAGATCAGACAAGTTTTCCAGCGAAGGTCGAGATCCCCTGGTCACGATTTGTCGCAATTGGTGACTCCTTTACGGAGGGTGTCGGGGATCCCGATCCGGACAGCCCCAACGGATTGCGCGGATGGGCGGATCGTTTTGCCGAGGTGCTGAGCGAATACGATGAAGATTTTTCTTATGCAAACCTTGCCGTGCGTGGGAAGCTGATTCAGCAAATCTCCGAAGAACAAGTTGATGCGGCTTTGGATCTGCGACCCGATCTCTTGAGCCTGTGCGCAGGCGGCAACGATGTGATCCGCCCCGGCACCGATCCAGACGAGGTCGCCGCCAAGCTTGACCGTGTTGTTGAACGCCTCACCGCCAGCGGGGCCACGATCCTCCTTTTCACTGGGGTGGACGTGGCCTTCCAGCCCGTGTTTCGATCGATCCGCGGCAAGGTCGCGATCTTCAATGAAAACGTGCGCAAGGTCGCCCAAAAGTACGACTGCGTGATCGTTGATCAGTGGGCGATCGAGGAGCTTCAGGACAGCCGCTACTGGGCCGGGGATCGTCTGCACCTCAATACACTCGGTCACCACACGATCACACGGGCGGCTCTTGACGCGCTCAATGTTCCTCATGATTTGCGACCGCTTGACCCGCCACCACTTCCTGAACGTGCCTGGCGGCAGGCACGCAAAGATGACGTTGTGTGGGCCCGCGAACATCTCTTGCCTTGGGTGATTCGCCGGATCAAGCGGGTTTCTTCCGGCGACAACATCGAGCCCAAGCGGCCGCAACCTGCCCCGGCACGAACAGCCAAACACGGGTGA
- a CDS encoding type IV toxin-antitoxin system AbiEi family antitoxin domain-containing protein, producing the protein MMVADLEPVFTLGAARTAGLRKDQVYDLLANGEIERVGRGVYLRPDQIEPAFVSLAAATALRDEATLCLTSALVHHDLSDAIPFESDIALPRGTHHPVGLAHVAWHSFDPTTFHIGRDHVDAGNGLRLAIYSAERTIVDCFRLMHQEGSDVAYEALRRWLRRRGNSPAGLLKIASSFPKAQPRIRQALEVLL; encoded by the coding sequence ATGATGGTAGCGGACCTCGAACCCGTGTTCACGCTCGGCGCCGCTCGTACCGCAGGCCTGCGGAAAGATCAGGTTTACGACCTTCTCGCGAACGGGGAGATCGAGCGAGTAGGCCGTGGTGTGTATCTGCGTCCTGACCAGATCGAGCCTGCTTTCGTTTCGCTCGCTGCAGCAACGGCTCTGCGTGATGAGGCGACATTGTGTCTGACGAGCGCACTCGTGCACCACGACCTCAGCGACGCCATCCCGTTCGAGTCCGACATCGCCCTACCGCGCGGCACTCATCATCCCGTTGGCCTCGCTCACGTGGCATGGCACAGCTTCGACCCGACAACCTTTCACATCGGACGCGACCACGTCGATGCCGGAAATGGGTTGAGGCTTGCCATCTACTCGGCTGAGAGAACGATCGTGGATTGTTTCCGGCTCATGCATCAGGAAGGCAGCGACGTCGCCTACGAAGCACTCCGACGGTGGTTGCGCCGTCGCGGGAACTCACCGGCAGGCCTGTTGAAGATTGCTTCATCATTCCCGAAGGCGCAGCCGCGGATCCGCCAGGCGCTTGAGGTGCTTCTATGA
- a CDS encoding nucleotidyl transferase AbiEii/AbiGii toxin family protein: protein MRCFYDPANSDTRHSSGQAYNDLRNLARRDGRDPAEYFTLYALEGFLARLAVSEYAGEFVLKGGVLMAAFAARRPTRDIDFAATGFTNDITDVEERVRSIIEVHLDDGLEFDSGSAVGEPIQDDADYNGVRVKITAQLATAKVALHVDVNFGDPIWPAPTEAVLPLLLGGTLRLRGYPAHPDKRLFRWADIADESPATCDLRASGRSRQSIRGWCLGCRQQCGRGFRRGLRQRLPVQRH, encoded by the coding sequence TTGAGGTGCTTCTATGACCCCGCCAACTCCGACACGAGACACTCCTCTGGGCAGGCATACAACGATCTGCGCAACCTCGCCCGCCGCGACGGACGCGACCCCGCTGAATACTTCACGTTGTATGCGCTCGAAGGTTTTCTCGCCCGGTTGGCCGTCTCTGAGTATGCCGGAGAGTTCGTACTCAAAGGCGGTGTGCTCATGGCGGCATTCGCTGCACGCCGACCGACCCGCGACATCGACTTCGCTGCTACTGGATTCACCAACGACATCACTGACGTGGAAGAAAGGGTGCGCAGCATCATCGAAGTGCACCTCGATGACGGATTGGAGTTTGATTCGGGCTCTGCGGTGGGAGAGCCAATCCAGGATGACGCCGACTACAACGGTGTCCGCGTCAAGATCACCGCGCAACTCGCGACAGCGAAGGTCGCTCTGCACGTCGACGTGAATTTCGGCGACCCAATCTGGCCAGCTCCAACCGAGGCGGTGCTCCCGTTGCTGCTCGGCGGAACACTTCGCTTGAGAGGCTATCCCGCCCACCCGGACAAGCGGCTATTCAGATGGGCAGATATCGCAGACGAGTCACCTGCGACCTGCGACCTGCGTGCATCGGGCAGAAGCCGTCAATCTATTCGTGGTTGGTGTCTCGGATGCCGCCAACAATGCGGGCGTGGCTTTCGCCGTGGACTTCGACAGCGGCTACCTGTACAACGGCATTGA
- a CDS encoding metal ABC transporter permease, whose translation MTVIDFFFEPLSYDFMVRALATALVASIVCAVLSCWLVLVGWSLMGDAVSHAVLPGVVLAYVVGAPFALGAVVFGFLAVALIGAVRDTSRVKEDAAIGIVFTSLFALGLVLISVIPSQTDLNHIIFGNLLGVSRADLVQVLILGAVVFGILILKRRDFTLFAFDPTHAHAIGLNPRVLGALLLGLLALTAVVALQAVGVVLVVAMLIIPGATAYLLTDRFSRMLVIAPSVSAVCAVIGLYVSYYLDTASGGMIVLTQGVAFGLVYFFSPRHGLLVTRMLARRRRAQATVAQEC comes from the coding sequence ATGACCGTGATCGACTTTTTCTTCGAGCCACTGAGCTACGACTTCATGGTGCGCGCGCTCGCCACCGCACTTGTTGCCTCGATCGTGTGCGCGGTGCTTTCGTGCTGGCTGGTGCTCGTGGGGTGGTCCCTCATGGGGGACGCCGTGTCACACGCGGTGCTCCCCGGCGTGGTGCTGGCCTACGTGGTGGGAGCACCGTTTGCGCTCGGGGCCGTGGTGTTCGGGTTTCTGGCGGTAGCGCTGATCGGAGCCGTGCGCGACACGAGCCGAGTCAAGGAAGACGCTGCGATCGGCATCGTCTTCACCTCGCTGTTCGCGCTCGGCCTGGTATTGATCTCGGTGATTCCCTCGCAAACCGACCTCAATCACATCATCTTCGGCAACCTGCTGGGTGTCTCGCGGGCCGACCTCGTGCAGGTGCTCATTTTGGGGGCCGTGGTGTTCGGGATCCTGATCCTGAAGCGGCGCGACTTCACCCTGTTTGCGTTCGACCCGACTCACGCGCACGCGATCGGGCTCAACCCGCGCGTGCTCGGCGCGCTGCTGCTCGGACTCCTCGCGCTCACCGCCGTGGTCGCTCTGCAAGCGGTGGGCGTGGTGCTGGTGGTGGCGATGCTGATCATCCCCGGGGCGACGGCGTACCTCTTGACCGACCGCTTCTCGCGCATGCTCGTCATTGCCCCGAGCGTTTCTGCGGTGTGCGCCGTGATCGGTCTGTACGTCAGCTACTATCTCGACACGGCCTCGGGCGGCATGATCGTCCTCACGCAGGGTGTCGCGTTTGGGTTGGTGTACTTCTTCAGCCCCCGGCACGGGCTGCTCGTCACGCGGATGCTGGCGCGACGCCGCCGCGCACAGGCAACCGTGGCGCAGGAATGCTAG
- a CDS encoding metal ABC transporter substrate-binding protein produces the protein MPRHNRPAGSCNACRPRDGVVLTACSGGENDPGAEDTRPVVLTTFTVLADVAENVAGEHLRVESITKVGAEIHGYEPTPGDIRKAEGAELILDNGLGLEAWFAKFVEDLNVPHVVVSEGVRAIDITEDEYAGKPNPHAWMSPLNVQIYVDNMVRAFSDLDPAHADDFAANGAAYKAELQKVQDELVAQLAQLPQQQRALVSCEGAFSYLARDAGLTEKYIWAVNAEQQATPKQIASAIEFVRANEVPAVFCESTVSEAPMRQVVEASDAEFGGTLYVDSLSEADGPVPTYLDLIRYDSEIIVSALTGARGNGS, from the coding sequence ATCCCGCGGCACAATCGCCCGGCGGGTAGCTGCAACGCTTGCCGCCCTCGCGATGGGGTCGTTCTCACCGCCTGCAGTGGAGGAGAGAACGACCCCGGGGCCGAAGACACGAGGCCCGTCGTTCTCACCACGTTTACGGTGCTCGCGGATGTCGCGGAGAACGTTGCCGGCGAACACCTGCGAGTCGAGTCGATCACCAAAGTCGGCGCGGAGATCCACGGCTACGAACCCACCCCCGGCGACATTCGCAAGGCCGAGGGTGCGGAACTGATCCTGGACAACGGGCTGGGCCTTGAAGCTTGGTTCGCGAAGTTCGTCGAAGACCTCAACGTCCCCCACGTCGTCGTGAGCGAGGGGGTCAGGGCAATCGACATCACCGAGGACGAGTACGCCGGCAAGCCCAATCCGCACGCCTGGATGAGTCCGCTCAACGTGCAGATCTACGTCGACAATATGGTGCGGGCGTTCAGCGACCTCGATCCCGCACACGCGGACGACTTCGCCGCCAACGGCGCCGCGTACAAGGCCGAACTGCAGAAAGTGCAGGACGAGCTGGTGGCACAGCTCGCGCAATTGCCGCAGCAACAGCGCGCACTCGTGAGCTGCGAGGGCGCTTTCTCTTACCTCGCGCGGGATGCCGGCCTCACCGAAAAGTACATTTGGGCGGTGAACGCGGAACAACAGGCAACACCCAAGCAGATCGCCTCGGCGATCGAGTTCGTGCGCGCGAACGAGGTGCCAGCGGTGTTCTGCGAGTCAACGGTATCTGAGGCGCCGATGCGGCAGGTGGTCGAAGCGAGCGATGCCGAGTTCGGCGGGACCCTGTATGTCGACTCCCTGTCAGAAGCCGATGGCCCCGTACCCACCTACCTTGACCTCATCCGCTACGACAGCGAGATCATCGTGTCGGCGCTCACCGGGGCGAGGGGCAACGGGTCATGA
- a CDS encoding FadR/GntR family transcriptional regulator: MATPEILETVPQAPKVLAADAVFQQLREAIVRGDYPEGSKLPSEAKLAAVFGVSRPVVREALQGCAALGLTETRVGSGTVVLSRHGNQGSRSVTTVHASCTRPARTSRCRRRPSPRVAAATRTSRSLLRS, encoded by the coding sequence ATGGCGACACCAGAAATCCTCGAAACCGTGCCCCAAGCCCCTAAAGTGCTCGCGGCCGATGCGGTGTTTCAGCAGCTTCGTGAGGCGATCGTTCGCGGTGACTACCCAGAAGGTTCCAAGCTTCCCTCGGAAGCGAAACTCGCGGCGGTCTTCGGGGTCAGCCGCCCCGTGGTGCGGGAAGCTTTGCAGGGCTGCGCGGCGCTCGGGCTCACCGAGACTCGCGTCGGCAGCGGCACCGTGGTGCTTTCGAGGCACGGTAACCAGGGCTCTCGCTCGGTAACTACAGTGCACGCGAGCTGCACGAGGCCCGCCCGCACGTCGAGATGCCGGCGGCGGCCCTCGCCGCGAGTCGCCGCAGCGACGCGGACCTCGAGGAGCTTGCTGCGATCCTGA
- a CDS encoding FadR/GntR family transcriptional regulator, with translation MPAAALAASRRSDADLEELAAILNSMAEITAGTSQRGARAWVEQDAMFHSAIARASRNGVFESFIAEIREALERQSQLLATAAKRQEQSDREHREIFDAIAAGDAEAALHAMSLHLHAVADAVNSLTQAHLTDIRDAEGAAN, from the coding sequence ATGCCGGCGGCGGCCCTCGCCGCGAGTCGCCGCAGCGACGCGGACCTCGAGGAGCTTGCTGCGATCCTGAACAGCATGGCGGAGATCACCGCGGGTACCTCCCAGCGGGGCGCCCGGGCGTGGGTGGAACAGGATGCCATGTTTCACTCCGCGATTGCTCGCGCCAGCAGGAACGGTGTGTTCGAGAGCTTCATCGCCGAGATCCGCGAGGCGCTCGAGCGGCAGTCGCAGCTTCTCGCAACCGCGGCGAAGCGGCAAGAGCAGTCCGACCGGGAACACCGGGAGATCTTCGACGCCATTGCCGCGGGTGACGCTGAAGCTGCACTTCACGCAATGAGCCTGCACCTTCACGCCGTTGCGGACGCGGTGAACTCGCTCACCCAAGCCCATCTCACCGACATTCGCGATGCCGAAGGCGCCGCGAACTAA